A window of Ptychodera flava strain L36383 chromosome 1, AS_Pfla_20210202, whole genome shotgun sequence contains these coding sequences:
- the LOC139142311 gene encoding kinetochore protein spc24-like has product MTDYKEEGKIVVPEMANALKQLEPVTLLKTVHQLLKEVNDLYQKQQEEIKSNLQQYMQITQDKEKKTDIIRKEIENVENVEKLVKEKTEEESEHNNKVLQQYEAYVKAISEKIDEENELKAYRKQVTENTTDTLPQTRFKVNLFQKLLGVQWDYNSDPNEVKGYVSTRHDVRPFCLNTQQNSEFFIANHLWDLVEAAHRE; this is encoded by the exons ATGACGGACTACAAGGAGGAGGGCAAGATTGTGGTCCCTGAAATGGCAAATGCCTTGAAGCAGTTGGAACCAgtaacacttttgaaaacagTGCACCAGCTACTCAAAGAGGTCAATGACCTCTACCAGAAACAGCAAGAAGAAATTAAGTCAAATCTGCAACAGTACATGCAAATAACacaagacaaggagaaaaaaactgatatcatcaggaaagaaattgaaaatgttgaaaacgtAGAAAAGTTGGTGAAAGAGAAAACAGAGGAGGAATCGGAACATAACAATAAAGTGTTGCAACAATACGA AGCCTACGTAAAAGCTATCAGTGAGAAGATAGACGAAGAGAATGAATTGAAAGCGTACAGAAAACAAGTTACAGAGAACACAACTGATACCCTACCACAGACAAG atttaaagTGAATTTATTTCAGAAGTTACTTGGAGTACAATGGGATTACAATAGTGATCCCAATGAGGTCAAAGGAT ATGTCAGTACCAGACATGATGTGCGTCCATTCTGTTTGAATACGCAACAGAATTCTGAATTCTTCATTGCTAATCATCTATGGGATCTTGTAGAAGCTGCACATAGGGAATAG